The stretch of DNA AGATGTAAAAAAAATGATGTTCACAGGCGCGGTTCCAGACAATGAATCTTTTTTTCTGCTTACAAGCTATGAAAAGGAGATGAATGCTGCGGGAATGATGGATTTTGATGATCTGGTCATAAAAAGTATTGAATGTTTAGAAAAGAAAAAGTCGTTTTATGAAAAATTCATAAAACGATTCACAGCTGTCTGTATAGATGAATATCAGGATCTTGATGCGGCCCAGTATCGTCTTGTTAAGCTGATGACAAAGGATATCAGTAAAATAACAGCCATAGGAGATCCCAATCAGTCCATTTACGGTTTCAGGGGTGGAGACTCCTTTTATTTTGATCAGTTTCGGAAAGACTGGCCGGGCACGAAACTGTTCAGACTTACCCGTAACTATCGTTCATCAGAAAATATTCTCAGTACGGCATGGAAGCTGATGGAAAGCAGTTCTGAAGACAGTTCTCTGAAGGTTATTTCTGGCATTCCAGGCAGACCGGTTGTTTTAAAAGTCTGTTCCGATGAAAAAAAAGAGGCGGAATGGATCGCAGATTGCATACAAAAAGGTATTGGTGGAACTGGTCACCATGCCATTTATGCGGGAATGGATGACCATGAAGGTGATCGTTTTGGTTTCTCTGATATAGCTGTTCTGGTGAGAACCCGAAAACAGATGGATATTATAGGGGATGTTTTTTTAAAAAAGGGAATTCCCTTCCAAACAGGATCAGAAAAATCTTTACAGGAAAATGCAGTTGTTAAAGAAATAATTGCCGCCTTCCGTATTCTTTCAGGTCAGGCGATGGTGTGGGATCTTTTTTCTTTTTCTTTTGGCATACCATGTAAAGAAAGCTGGATACAAAAACTGTGGGAAGAAAATCCTCTGCTGTCTTTTCATATGGAAAAAAAAGAAATGGGTTCATTAAACAAAAAAATAAGTGCTTTAACAAAGATGTACCATTCTTCCAGAGATAGTATTCAGCTTATGGAAGCTGTTCTCGACGAGGTGGATCCGGAGAAAAAGAAGAGAGATGATTTGTTTGTTGCTGCTTTGTTAAAGAAGGCGGAAAAGAAGGATCCGGCTGCATTTTTGAAAGAAATTTTTTTAGAAAAAGAGATTGATACGGTCAGCGAGAAGGCCGAAAAAGTAAGTATGATAACCCTTCATGCATCTAAAGGCCTGGAATTTCCAATGGTTTTTATGCCCGGTTGCGAAGAAGGTTTTCTGCCCCACCGTAAAGGAGGGAAAAGTCTTGATGAAGATGAGGAAAGAAGGCTTTTCTATGTGGGTATAACCCGTGCTGCTTCCAGTCTCTGGCTAAGCTGGGCAAAAAGAAGGCGGATTTTTGGGAAAAGTGAGGAGAGAATGATCTCACCTTTTGTTCGTGATATTTTGTTTCTGCTTGCGGAAGAAAAAGAGAGAAAGGCAGTGAAAGAGAAAAAAGATGGACAGATGCGACTATTTTAAACAGGGATTGTCGGTGAAATAATGATTAAAAGGGAAATAATAAAAAAATACGGAAAAGTTTTTTCCCTTGTTTCTCTGTTTTGTCTGTTTTCAAGTACCTGCTTTTCAGACATCTATATGTATGTGGATGAAAAAGGTGTTGTCCGTTTTACCAATGCACCAACGTCATCCAGATATAAGGTTTTTTTAAAAGAAGAGGGGGGAGACAGAAATGATAGCATGGGTCCTCTTACTTTTTACGATGAAAATATAAAAATTGCAGCCGACTACCATGGGATTGATCCGCTTCTGGTCAAGGCTGTTGTGAGGGTGGAATCTTCCTTTAATCCCCTGGCCGTTTCGCCCAAGGGGGCAAAAGGACTGATGCAGTTGATGCCCTCTACCATTAAAGATCTTGGTGTTAAAGATCCCTTTAACCCAAGGGAAAATATTATGGCTGGAACCCGTTATCTGCGAATGATGCTGGATGTTTTTGATCAGGATACGGAGCTGGCCCTTGCAGCCTATAATGCTGGTCCTTCCAATGTAAGAAGATATGAAGGCGTACCTCCTTTCAGGGAAACTCAGGATTATATAAGAAGGGTTTTTTCTTTTTGGGAGGAATACAGCAGATAAAAACCAAGGGGTATGGGATCTGAAAACCCCTTGGCTCCTTTATTATATTTTTTCAGTCCACTGAAAAGGGTCCTTTTTTTCTCCGTACTGAATGGCTGTAATTTCATCAAAAAGCATGGATGCAACCGGACCGGCTGTACCTTTTTGAATGGTGAGAACCCGGTCTTCATACCGGATGGTACCCACAGGAGAGATAACAGCAGCGGTTCCTGAGCCAAATGCTTCGCTAAGCCATCCTTTCTCGTGGGCATCACAGATTTCATTCATGGAAATACGTTTTTCAGAAACGGCAATCCCTTGTTTTTTGGCCATCTGAATAACCGTATCTCTGGTTATACCGGAAAGAATACTCCCGTTGAGGGCAGGAGTTACAATGGTATTATTGATGACAAAAAAGATATTCATGGAGCCCACTTCTTCCACATAACGGTGTTCTTTTCCATCGAGCCACAGAACCTGGGTGTATCCCTCACGCTGGGCTTCTTCCGATGCATAAAGGCTGGCAGCATAATTACCTGCGGTCTTGGCTTCACCAACCCCACCGGGTACGGCTCTTACATAATCAGAAGTAACCCATATTTTAACGGGATTGAAGCCTTCGGGGTAATATGCACCGACTGGTGACAATATGATAAAGAAACGGTATGTGTGGGAGGCCCGGATACCCAGATAAGGGTCGGTTGCAATAATGGCGGGGCGGATGTAAAGAGAAGTTCCCCGGCTGGAAGGAACCCATTCTCTGTCTGTCCGGATCAGATCTTTCAAATGTTCAAGCACAGTATCCGTATCTATTTCAGGAATACACATGCGTTTTGCAGACCGGTTGAAACGATTGAAGTTGTCTCTGGCCCTGAAAAGTTGAATGGTATCGTCTGGACATCTGTATGCTTTTAACCCTTCGAATATGGCCTGTCCATAATGCAATACCGTGGTGGAGGGAGGAAGGGAAAAATTTCCGTAAGGAACGATACGACTGTCATGCCAACCCTTTTCCCGGTTGTAATCCATAAGAAACATATGGTCCGTAAACTGGGTTCCAAAGCTGAGCTGGCTGTCTTCAGGTTTGGTTTTAGGGGTTTGGGTGGATGTAAAGGATACTTTCATCAGGGTTGCCTCTCCAGCTTTTGATGGCTTTTTTGAATGGTTAATACCCATGGGATGGCTTGCGTCCTGTTATATACGTGTTTTTTCAGCCCGGAATCAAGATGGACTTTTGTCTTTTTATTGATTGAAACCCGAAAAAAGATTCTGCATAAAAATCAAATACAGTGTAAGGAGATGTTTTTTATGATCGATCAGGAGTTTAAGAATCAGGCTGTCCCTGTCCAGTTAACCCGAGACAGCCGTTTTTGCTTTGACTGCCACCCGGGAGTTTCCTGTTTTACGGATTGCTGCCGGAAGATAAATATCATGCTGACCCCCTATGATATTATCCGGATGAAAAACCGTCTGGATATCTCATCGGATGAATTTCTGGCGGTCTATACAGAACCCAGAATTCTTGAAAAGACAGGCCTTCCCGTACCCACAATGCGTCTCCTTGATGACGAAAAACAGTCCTGTCCCTTTGTGCGGGATGAAGAAGGATGTCTTATTTATTCTGATCGCCCCAGTGCCTGTCGGTACTATCCCATAGGAATGGCTACGCGCAGTCATGTTGAGGAGACAGGAGATGATTTTTTCTTCATGATCAATGAGGATCGCTGTAAGGGGCATCAGGAGGAAAAAGAATGGACTGTTGGAGAATGGCGTATGGATCAGGGCGTAGACAAACAGGATATGTTCAATGAAGGCTGGACAGAGCTTGTTGTAAGGAAAAAAAGTTTTGGTATGACCATGGATATGACCGAGAAAAGCAGGAAGTTGTTTTTTATGGTCTGTTATAATATTGACGGGTTCAGAAGATTTGTGTTTGAGTCTGATTTTTTAAAAGTCCACACGATCAGTGAAGACATTGTTGAAAAAATAAAAAAAGATGAAATAGCACTTCTTCAGTTCGGATTTGACTGGTTACGTGCGTTGTTGTTCCAGCTGGATCCGGAAGGTAGGTTTACCCCTAAAGAGGGCAGAAAGGTCACGGCAGACTAGATTTGCCGACAACAACTTTTATATAGTTTTGAAATTTATAGGAGTCCCCATCAGAAAAGATGGGGACTTTTTTTATCAGGGTTTCAGGTAATCTTCTGTGTAATAAAGGTCTGACCAGCAGGCAGGATTTGTCAGGCGTTCTTTGATATCAACGTTAAAAAATTCTCCCGCAGGGTTCAATATGGCAGGATTTTTTTCATGAACCTCCCGTGCTGTAGCCAGGACATAATTAAAACCTTTTTGGGTCATTTTACCCAATGGTTTTCGGCAGGGTCCGGAAGGCATACCGAGAAGTTGCATCAGGGTTTTAAGGGCCAGGGGATTGCGTGCTCTGCAGGCAACGGGACCATAGGGTGTTTCTTCCTGTGTTGTGACCGTAACCAGGCGGAAGAGGGGTTCTATGTCGGAAAGAATCTGCTGGGCTCTTTCCGTTTCACCCTTTCCGAGACAATAGGTCATCTCCGTTACAGCTGCAGGTACAACATTGGAGGCAACAGAAATAATACCCGATGCGGCAATATAAGGATCTGTCATCATAGGAAAAGTAAGGGCGTCATCACCGGAAAAAATAAAAAAATCTTTACCGCAGCACTCACGGGTCCGACGCATGTTTTCCATATTTCCGGTAGCTTCCTTCACGCAGCGTACGTTTTTGTATGTCTTGTGAAGGATGGCGATGTCTTCGGGAAACATCTGTGCTCCCGTTCGGCCGGGTATGATGTAGGGAATGATATCCATATCCGGAAAGGCCTGTGCTATGGGACCAATATATTCTCGACGGATTTCAAGGGAGCTGGGGCCGTTATAGTAGGGATCCACAAGGAGAATGGCATCTACGCCACAGTTGGCTGCATGCTGGGCAGCATGCAGGGATTCCGTTGTATTGTTACTGCCGGCTCCGGCAATACAAAGAGCTTTCTTTTTGCATTTGGAAGCAACGGTTTTTATGACGGTATTGTGTTCTTCCCAGTTCAGGGTCGGGCTTTCTCCTGTGGTACCCACTGCAAGAATGCCCGTAACTCCGCATTGAAGCTGAAAATCGACAAGATGTTCAAGCCCTTTGTAGTCAACGGCATTATGGAACATAGGTGTGACGAGCGCGGTATAACAGCCTGTGCGCATCTGAATCTCCCTTCTGTGCGAAATATCCGAAAAAGATACTATATAAGGATAAAGGTAAGGGTCTCTGTTTCGGGTGAAGTTTGCCTTCCTGTCCGCCTACCATAGATTTGACGCTTTGACAATATTTAACCCTTTGGGAATACAGCAAAGATAAATAGTCTTGACATAAAGGGACAGCCCATATTAACGAAAACCGTTCGATTGGTTTTTTGTTTTATGATGAATAATCATAAAAAAATTTATTTCATTCTGTATGGCAGGTCTGATAAGTGAGGGTTGTATCCGGTTTGTCGATTTGTGAAGGCTACATAAGGTTGGGGTGAGTGAGGTCAGGCAAAAAGGTGGATGGCCGAAGCGGGTTCGAGTCATCTTCGATTTGCAGGTTGAGCGGAAAAAAGAATTATATGGGCTGCCGGTTTGCCAGGAAAGCAGTGGTTTTTAAAAAAACAGGCTTGTTGGCTTGAAAGATATTTCTTTAAACATGTAAAGGGTGGATGCTATGCAGAAAGCACAGAATGCTGAAGAATATATTGCGATGCAGCGAGCCTCGCTGGCCGGTAACTCAGAATGCGGTGCGAGTCATTATAATCTTGCCGTAGCACTGATGGGCCAGAAAAAATATGAAGAAGCCGAGTCCCATCTTCACGAAGCTGTTTCGTGCAGCCCGAATCTGGCGGAGGCTTTTGTTCAGCTGGGCGCTATCTGTCTTCAGAGAGGGGATGCGGAAGGGTGTCTTCACTACAACAAGCGGTCCATAAAGGCCCGCGCAGGATTTGCACCGGGCTATGCAAATATAGGATATCTTGAACTTCAGAACGGTAATATTGATGAAGCCATTAAGAATCTTCAAAAGGCCATTGTTTTTAATTCAAAACATGTTCAGGCTTATACCACCCTGGCTTCCGCCTATCTCATGAAAGGTCTTATGGATGAAGCCATTGAAATATGTTTAAAGAGTATTGAGATCGAACCTGATTTTCCCATCAGCTATAATAACCTTGCCGTGGCTTATCTTGAAAAGGGTGAGTACGCCAAGTCCATAGAAAATGCCGACAAGGCAGGGTCGCTTGGGTATACAGTGGCGGAAGGCCTGTTAAAAGAACTTGAGCCCTACAGACAATAGTTTCCAGAGCAGGCAAAAAGTATGCTTTGGATATGCGCCGGACCTTATTTCGGAAAAGAAAATGGCTATATACCAATATGGTATTGCAGGTGTCACGGACAGCCTTCATCCGGAGGACTCTTCGTATACTCATTTACTGCCATCCAATCGAGAGTTGACCGGAGCTTCTGACAGTGTGGGGTGCGGCCTTTTTCTGGAGGGAGTCGGCAGATTTGTAGAAAATCATATTATTGATCTGGAAAAAGTTTGCGGAGAAAAAATCAGCAATGTGAGGGTTACCCTTGAAAAGCATGGCGCATTTTACCACCCCTGCCGGGTTACTCTGAATAATCAGTGTGCCCTTTCTTTTGTGGTGAATGGTGCGGTTACGGAAGAGGGTATCCGGGTCATGCACTCGGAAGAAAAATCCCTCAGGCTTCTTTGGGATAAAAAAATTAACAATATTCCAGAGCTTCTTTTTTCGGAAGAAGGCTTGCTTTCCGATGGCCACCGGGTTTCTTTTTTTTCAGCAACATGGTTTGACGATTTTTATGAGTTTCACTGGTCTTTTGACGGAAAAGAGCTGGCAATATCCGTATGGGAAGACAATGATAAAAAAAAGTCCCTTTCTTCAGGGCAGGTTTTCGATCTTTTTCGCAAAGCAGCCCGTATTTTAAGTTCTGCCTACGATTTTGATCATTTTCATCAGATATTTCCCTGGCATCATGCGGCCGGTGATTTTGTGGTACGTTCCGTTGGCGATTATGTGGATGTTCGCCTGATAACGGTACGCCAGTACACAAGTCTTTTTGGTACGGATCCGGAACATGCTGATATGTCAGACCGAATGGACTGCATGTTTTATTTTTTATGGAATCTGCTTCTGCGCATGCGCCTTGATCGCCTTGATGGCATTGGTGAGCTGATCTGGGCACCTGAAGAAATTGTTGTTCCCTGCATCCGTGGTTTTTTCGATGCCTTTGTTGAAAAAGCCGTTCATCGGGAAGATATTTCTATGGTTCTGGGGGTTTTTCAACAGATTATCGAATCCATGGGTAAAGATGGTCTTTTTGAAATCCATGAGGATATTCTTTCCGTCTACCATCCCGAATCTCCGGAAAGGATTCTTATGGGTGAGAATCTGAGGGCTCATTCAGATCTGGTTTTTGATAGTATTATGAGCGAACCGGTAATAAAATAATGATGACAGGGGAATAAAAATACAAGATGGGGATAGTCTTTGGGAGGAAAGAATCAAGATAGAGGGTTTTTGGAGAAAAATTGATAAATAAGAGCTATCGGTTTTGAAGAAAAAAACCCTTTTTTATTGACAATCATGCGTTCACATCCTATATGATCCATCTTTGAACAGACATGAAACAGGCGGTTTTTTGATAAAGAAATAAGAAACATTTTATGTTTCGGAGTTATGGTGAGTTCCCCTTGACTGTACGTCAGGATTGTAAATCTTTTACATGGAGGTAAGGTAATGGCAAAACACGAAACTCCGTTGTTGGACCAGCTGGAGTCTGGCCCCTGGCCGAGCTTCGTCTCCGACATGAAGCTTGAAGCTGAAGTCCGTGCCAAGAATGAGGCTGGCATTGAATTTCAGATTCCGGTAGATGCTGTGGATGACCTGCTGGGTGTTCTGGAACTTTCTTATGTACACGGCCGTACCCACTGGAAACATGGGGGTATCGTTGGTGTATTCGGTTATGGTGGTGGTGTTATCGGTCGTTATTGCGACCAGCCGGAAATGTTTCCCGGCGTTGCCCACTTCCACACCGTTCGCGTGGCGCAGCCTGCTGGTAAGTACTACAAGGCAGACTATCTGCGTCAGCTCATGGACATCTGGCAGATGCGCGGTTCCGGCATGACCAACATGCATGGTTCCACGGGTGATATTGTTTTCATTGGTACCCGTACCGAGCAGCTGGAAGAAATCTTCTATGAACTGACCCATAATCTGAATACAGACCTTGGTGGTTCCGGTTCCAACCTGAGAACCCCTGCGGACTGCATTGGTTCTTCCCGTTGTGAATTTGCCTGCTATGACACCAATGGTCTGTGTCATTTCCTCACCAATCTGTATCAGGACGAGCTGCACCGTCCCGCTTTCCCCTACAAGTTTAAGTTTAAGTTCGACGGGTGCCCCAATGGTTGCGTTGCCTCCATTGCACGCTCTGACATGAGCTTTATCGGTACCTGGAAGGATGATATCCGTATTGATCAGGAAGCTGTTCAGGCGTATATCGGTGGTGAGATTGCTCCCAACGGTGGTGCTTTTAAAGGCCGTGACTGGGGTGCTTTCGATATTCAGAAAGAAGTCATTGATCTCTGCCCCACCGAATGTATGTGGATGGAAGGCAAAGAGCTGAAAATCGACAACAAAGAGTGCAACCGCTGCATGCACTGCATTAACGCCATGCCCCGTGCCCTGCGCGTAGGTAAGGATACCGGTGTTTCCATTCTGGTAGGTGCCAAGGCCCCCATTCTGGATGGTCAGCAGATGGGTTCTCTTCTGGCTCCCTTTGTTGAAGTCAATCCCGAAGATGATTATGCTGCTGTTACGGAAGTGATTGAATCTATCTGGGATTGGTGGATGGAAGAAGGCAAGAACCGTGAGCGCCTTGGCGAGCTTATCCGCCGTGCCGGTTTCCAGAAAATGCTGGAAGTTACCGGTATTAAAGCGGACGCCCGTCACGTCAGCGAACCCCGCTGCAACCCCTACATCTTCTGGAAAGAAGATGAAGTACCCGGTGGCTGGGAGCGTGACGTCAAGGAATACAGAAAACATCATAAGCGCTA from Desulfobotulus pelophilus encodes:
- the dsrA gene encoding dissimilatory-type sulfite reductase subunit alpha, which produces MAKHETPLLDQLESGPWPSFVSDMKLEAEVRAKNEAGIEFQIPVDAVDDLLGVLELSYVHGRTHWKHGGIVGVFGYGGGVIGRYCDQPEMFPGVAHFHTVRVAQPAGKYYKADYLRQLMDIWQMRGSGMTNMHGSTGDIVFIGTRTEQLEEIFYELTHNLNTDLGGSGSNLRTPADCIGSSRCEFACYDTNGLCHFLTNLYQDELHRPAFPYKFKFKFDGCPNGCVASIARSDMSFIGTWKDDIRIDQEAVQAYIGGEIAPNGGAFKGRDWGAFDIQKEVIDLCPTECMWMEGKELKIDNKECNRCMHCINAMPRALRVGKDTGVSILVGAKAPILDGQQMGSLLAPFVEVNPEDDYAAVTEVIESIWDWWMEEGKNRERLGELIRRAGFQKMLEVTGIKADARHVSEPRCNPYIFWKEDEVPGGWERDVKEYRKHHKR
- a CDS encoding tetratricopeptide repeat protein; this encodes MQKAQNAEEYIAMQRASLAGNSECGASHYNLAVALMGQKKYEEAESHLHEAVSCSPNLAEAFVQLGAICLQRGDAEGCLHYNKRSIKARAGFAPGYANIGYLELQNGNIDEAIKNLQKAIVFNSKHVQAYTTLASAYLMKGLMDEAIEICLKSIEIEPDFPISYNNLAVAYLEKGEYAKSIENADKAGSLGYTVAEGLLKELEPYRQ
- the dapA gene encoding 4-hydroxy-tetrahydrodipicolinate synthase — translated: MRTGCYTALVTPMFHNAVDYKGLEHLVDFQLQCGVTGILAVGTTGESPTLNWEEHNTVIKTVASKCKKKALCIAGAGSNNTTESLHAAQHAANCGVDAILLVDPYYNGPSSLEIRREYIGPIAQAFPDMDIIPYIIPGRTGAQMFPEDIAILHKTYKNVRCVKEATGNMENMRRTRECCGKDFFIFSGDDALTFPMMTDPYIAASGIISVASNVVPAAVTEMTYCLGKGETERAQQILSDIEPLFRLVTVTTQEETPYGPVACRARNPLALKTLMQLLGMPSGPCRKPLGKMTQKGFNYVLATAREVHEKNPAILNPAGEFFNVDIKERLTNPACWSDLYYTEDYLKP
- a CDS encoding branched-chain amino acid aminotransferase; its protein translation is MKVSFTSTQTPKTKPEDSQLSFGTQFTDHMFLMDYNREKGWHDSRIVPYGNFSLPPSTTVLHYGQAIFEGLKAYRCPDDTIQLFRARDNFNRFNRSAKRMCIPEIDTDTVLEHLKDLIRTDREWVPSSRGTSLYIRPAIIATDPYLGIRASHTYRFFIILSPVGAYYPEGFNPVKIWVTSDYVRAVPGGVGEAKTAGNYAASLYASEEAQREGYTQVLWLDGKEHRYVEEVGSMNIFFVINNTIVTPALNGSILSGITRDTVIQMAKKQGIAVSEKRISMNEICDAHEKGWLSEAFGSGTAAVISPVGTIRYEDRVLTIQKGTAGPVASMLFDEITAIQYGEKKDPFQWTEKI
- a CDS encoding lytic transglycosylase domain-containing protein → MIKREIIKKYGKVFSLVSLFCLFSSTCFSDIYMYVDEKGVVRFTNAPTSSRYKVFLKEEGGDRNDSMGPLTFYDENIKIAADYHGIDPLLVKAVVRVESSFNPLAVSPKGAKGLMQLMPSTIKDLGVKDPFNPRENIMAGTRYLRMMLDVFDQDTELALAAYNAGPSNVRRYEGVPPFRETQDYIRRVFSFWEEYSR
- a CDS encoding YkgJ family cysteine cluster protein, whose protein sequence is MIDQEFKNQAVPVQLTRDSRFCFDCHPGVSCFTDCCRKINIMLTPYDIIRMKNRLDISSDEFLAVYTEPRILEKTGLPVPTMRLLDDEKQSCPFVRDEEGCLIYSDRPSACRYYPIGMATRSHVEETGDDFFFMINEDRCKGHQEEKEWTVGEWRMDQGVDKQDMFNEGWTELVVRKKSFGMTMDMTEKSRKLFFMVCYNIDGFRRFVFESDFLKVHTISEDIVEKIKKDEIALLQFGFDWLRALLFQLDPEGRFTPKEGRKVTAD